A window of the Acidithiobacillus thiooxidans ATCC 19377 genome harbors these coding sequences:
- a CDS encoding integration host factor subunit beta: MTKSELIKNISAQYPQLSVRDIEMATRHMLDYLSDALAEGERIEIRGFGSFSMHVRPAKQGRNPKTGESVMVPEKRVPHFKPGKELREQVDYPENTSGKA, encoded by the coding sequence ATGACTAAATCTGAATTGATCAAAAACATCAGCGCCCAATACCCGCAGCTCAGTGTGCGTGATATTGAAATGGCCACCCGCCATATGCTGGATTACCTCAGTGATGCACTTGCTGAAGGTGAGCGCATTGAAATTCGTGGCTTCGGCAGTTTTTCCATGCATGTACGTCCAGCTAAACAGGGGCGTAATCCCAAGACCGGCGAATCGGTCATGGTCCCGGAAAAGCGGGTTCCACACTTCAAACCGGGTAAGGAACTGCGCGAGCAGGTCGATTATCCGGAGAATACATCCGGCAAAGCCTGA
- a CDS encoding tetratricopeptide repeat protein, with the protein MTILGVDSAVVLVLGIVSGFAALLGFWLGRTQKAPAGKAIPQVYIQGLNYLLSERQDEAVEVFLEALRQHPESVDILLALGRQFRRRGELERALRVHQYLLEQPTLAEELRQSVLFEIARDYLKAGILDRAESILKELLESQPAHTEGLATLAELYELGSEWASSIAIRKRLLQSGMSEQQKVIALLYGELAEEALRSGDQSQAQKYLNAARREVPDNPRALMIAGRLAFDKKDWQGALKYWDKLLALPADSAILLVLEPFLQVLQHMGGQQQDHLQRLQDHCRSPLAIKRLAEALQKIEGQAAASSFLRNILIKKPDLRVFQLLLSMDPNAPETELIEKMALAVRQWQLEPELFHCQSCGYQSTQYYWRCPSCRQWGVFSGEEKL; encoded by the coding sequence TTGACCATTCTGGGCGTGGATTCTGCGGTTGTCCTCGTCCTGGGGATAGTATCAGGCTTTGCTGCCCTGCTGGGCTTCTGGCTGGGCCGTACCCAAAAAGCCCCCGCTGGCAAAGCCATCCCTCAGGTTTATATTCAGGGCCTGAATTACCTTCTGAGTGAACGTCAGGACGAAGCGGTAGAGGTTTTTCTGGAAGCCTTGCGCCAGCACCCGGAAAGTGTCGATATTCTCCTGGCCCTGGGCCGTCAGTTTCGCCGACGTGGCGAACTGGAAAGGGCATTGCGGGTGCATCAGTACTTATTGGAACAGCCAACCCTGGCTGAGGAACTCAGGCAAAGTGTGCTGTTTGAAATTGCCCGCGATTATTTGAAAGCCGGAATTCTGGATCGGGCAGAAAGCATTCTCAAGGAATTGCTCGAAAGTCAGCCCGCGCATACCGAAGGGCTTGCCACGCTGGCGGAACTCTATGAATTGGGTAGTGAGTGGGCTTCCTCTATTGCCATTCGCAAGCGTTTACTCCAATCAGGAATGTCCGAACAGCAAAAGGTAATTGCCTTGTTGTACGGTGAGCTGGCCGAAGAAGCGTTGCGCAGTGGGGATCAGTCTCAGGCACAAAAGTATCTGAATGCTGCGCGCCGGGAGGTTCCCGACAATCCGCGCGCACTGATGATTGCCGGGCGTCTCGCCTTTGACAAAAAAGATTGGCAGGGTGCTCTCAAATACTGGGATAAATTGCTGGCACTACCGGCTGACTCGGCGATTTTACTGGTGCTGGAGCCCTTTCTGCAGGTTTTGCAGCACATGGGGGGCCAGCAGCAGGATCATCTGCAGCGTTTGCAGGATCACTGTCGTTCGCCGCTGGCCATTAAACGCCTGGCAGAAGCTTTGCAGAAAATAGAGGGACAGGCAGCTGCCAGTAGTTTTTTGCGCAATATTCTGATCAAAAAACCTGATCTTCGGGTATTTCAGCTGTTGTTAAGCATGGACCCGAACGCTCCGGAAACGGAGCTGATCGAAAAAATGGCCCTGGCCGTGCGTCAGTGGCAACTGGAACCTGAACTGTTTCATTGTCAGTCTTGTGGTTATCAAAGTACGCAGTATTACTGGCGCTGCCCCAGTTGTCGCCAGTGGGGTGTCTTTTCAGGAGAGGAAAAGCTGTGA
- the pyrE gene encoding orotate phosphoribosyltransferase — MTADEVVDLYKNDGALLQGHFLLSSGLHSDTYLQSAKVLQNPEHAERLCVAMVAGIPEAVRKQIRCVVGPAMGAVLVSYECARALGVRSLFTERENGQMVLRRGFALSPGEGVLVVEDITTTGGSTRECITAVEAAGGKVLASSAIIDRSAGFQDFDGIPFYPLLRLPVRTWSAEDCPLCAAGGVPVKPGSRGLR, encoded by the coding sequence GTGACAGCAGATGAAGTAGTGGATTTATACAAAAATGATGGTGCCTTGTTACAAGGACATTTTTTATTGTCCTCTGGCTTGCACAGCGATACCTACTTGCAATCTGCAAAAGTGTTGCAGAACCCAGAACATGCAGAACGCCTCTGTGTCGCGATGGTTGCCGGTATTCCAGAAGCAGTCAGGAAGCAGATCCGTTGTGTCGTGGGGCCAGCCATGGGTGCCGTATTGGTTTCCTATGAATGTGCCAGAGCGCTGGGGGTACGCAGTCTTTTTACCGAACGTGAAAATGGCCAGATGGTCCTGCGCCGGGGCTTTGCTTTATCCCCAGGTGAAGGGGTGTTGGTCGTTGAAGATATTACTACGACCGGTGGATCGACTCGTGAATGTATTACTGCGGTAGAGGCAGCAGGTGGCAAGGTACTGGCTAGTTCTGCAATTATTGATCGTAGCGCGGGCTTCCAGGATTTTGATGGTATTCCATTTTATCCACTCCTGCGTTTGCCGGTGCGGACCTGGTCCGCTGAAGATTGTCCGCTCTGCGCGGCGGGTGGTGTCCCGGTGAAACCGGGCAGTCGGGGGCTGCGCTGA
- the pyrF gene encoding orotidine-5'-phosphate decarboxylase, which yields MKSPLIVALDYADTAAALAMAELLDPRQCRVKVGKELFTASGPKVIEQLQNRGFEVFLDLKFHDIPQTVAKACQVAARLGVWMLNVHASGGKAMLEAAREAVDGVTASGHQPLLIAVTVLTSLDADALGQLGVHDSVKLQVERLAALSAEAGLDGLVCSAQEASRLKQLHPEFCLVTPGIRPAQHGADDQRRTMTPGAALAAGSDYLVIGRPITAAPDPAEALSALLAACAG from the coding sequence GTGAAATCACCACTTATTGTCGCGCTGGATTATGCAGATACGGCAGCAGCATTGGCTATGGCTGAACTTTTGGATCCCCGCCAATGCCGGGTCAAGGTGGGCAAGGAACTCTTTACGGCATCCGGACCCAAAGTGATTGAACAACTTCAGAATCGGGGTTTTGAGGTGTTTCTGGATCTCAAATTTCATGACATCCCGCAGACCGTGGCCAAAGCCTGTCAGGTTGCCGCCCGCTTGGGGGTGTGGATGCTCAACGTGCATGCCAGTGGGGGGAAGGCCATGCTGGAGGCCGCGCGGGAGGCTGTTGATGGGGTGACGGCTTCCGGGCATCAGCCGCTGCTGATTGCGGTGACGGTATTGACCAGTCTGGATGCCGATGCCCTGGGGCAGCTGGGTGTGCATGACTCTGTTAAGCTACAGGTAGAAAGGTTGGCCGCGCTCAGTGCAGAGGCTGGTCTGGATGGACTGGTCTGTTCTGCGCAGGAGGCTTCCCGGCTCAAACAATTGCATCCGGAGTTTTGTCTGGTGACCCCCGGTATCCGGCCCGCCCAGCATGGCGCCGATGACCAGAGGCGGACCATGACGCCTGGAGCCGCCCTGGCGGCGGGTTCAGACTATCTGGTCATTGGCCGCCCCATTACTGCAGCGCCGGATCCGGCAGAAGCTTTGTCTGCCCTGTTGGCTGCTTGCGCGGGATAA